AAGCTTTTCAGGTGATGATCGACATGATGGAACTCACCGATTCCATTCCGGAGCTGAAGTCAGAGTCGGAAGAAGTCTTCGGAGTATTCCTCGACGAAATGGTCGCTCCGATGCCGGGATTGCTTGATCTCCTGGACCGCATCGAGCAACGCAATCTTCCGAAAGCAGTTGCGACATCGTCACACCGCGCGTTCCTCGAGAACTTGTTGACTCGCTTCGAATTGATGGACCGGTTCCATCACACGCTGACTGCGGAGGATGTCACGCTCGGCAAACCTCATCCTGAGATTTACCTGACAGCTGCCGAGCGGTTGAATGTTCGTCCTGAACAGATGCTTGTTCTCGAAGACAGCGAAAATGGAACACGAGCCGCGGCTGCTGCTGGAGCGCATGTGATTTCAGTTCCGCACGAGATCAGCCGTCATCACGACTTCAGTAAATCGAAAGGCATTGCGACGAGTCTGGCCGATCCGTTGATCCACGACCTGTTGAATTGACGTCAGGACGCCACTCATGGGAACACGCTCGACAAGCTGGAAGAAACGAGGATGGCGTTGGGTTGTGTTTGCAGGGAGTGTTTTTCTGGGAATGCTACTCATGCTCGCTCTGCTTCAGCGGAAACTGATTTATGTTCCCGATTCTCGTCCGGTTGAGCTGTCAGACGCACTCAGCGTTTGTGAGTTAACTGAAGATGTCAAACTCGATGTCGCACCAGGTGTTCAACTTTGTGGCTGGCACAGTCGATGTTCTCCGCAAGAGCGAGCTTCAAAGCGGCTGGTCATCCTCTTTCCAGGAAACGCTGGCAACCGACTGAAGCGAGTCTCATTGCTGGAGCAGTATCATCAGCTCAACTGCGACACATTAATTTTCGACTACCGAGGTTATGGAGGAAGTGCGGGGTCGCCTGCTGAGTCAGATATTTCGGATGACTCACTCAAGGTTTGGGACTTCGCCATTGAGAAGCTTGGCTATCAACCTTCGCAGATCATTTGCAGTGGACAATCTTTGGGAGGAGGAGTCGCTACTCGGCTCGCCTGGGAATTGTCCCAACGCAAGACTCCTCCCGCCGGGCTTATTCTAACGGCCACGTTTTCTTCACTCGCGGACGCAGCGAGTGTTCATTATCCGTGGTTACCGGTGAAAGCTTTGCTGGTCGAAAAATATCCTTCGGCCGAGCGGATCCGGAATGTCGACTGCCCACTGCTCGTGATTCATGGAAAACAGGACCGGATCGTCCCGTTCGAACTGGGGCAGAGATTGTTCGAAGCTGCTCCCGATCAGGTGCAGGGGATTCCGAAAACATTCGTCGAGCTTCCGCAGGCTGGTCACAATGACATTCTTCATGTCGCTGCCGAGGACGTTCTTCATGCGAAACGAGCTTTCTTTCAGCAACTCGGTGATGACTAGAGTATTTTCTGATTTTGTGTGCACGACCTCGCACGAGCAAGCACAGCCTTTTAACTTGTGAAGCGGTGCAAGCGAGTGCATAGGAAAGAGCAACTTGCTCTAAAACTTCACGTCGATTCAATTCGCTAACGTTATGAAACCGCTCGATCGTGATAGTCTGGAGATGGCGAGACTCCACTTGATAGAAGCTGACCCCGTCCTCGCGGAGTTGATCGATCGTGTCGGGCCTTGCACGCTGAAGCGGCAGACGAATCGGTATCGAACGCTTCTACGTGCCATCGTCGGTCAACAAATCTCTGCCGCAGCTGCCAAATCTGTTTTTCGTCGACTCGAAGCAGCGGTTCATACGTCGACCTTACAGCCTGAGTCTGTTGCCGAGTTGACTGATGAGGAATTACGGAGCGTCGGGTTGTCGTCACAAAAGAGTAGATACATCCGCGATCTCACCGAGCACGTTCTCGATGGACGGCTCAAGCTGCGCGCTTTGCATCACCGGTCGGATGAAGAAGTCATCGAGTTGCTGACAGACGTGAAGGGAATCGGTCACTGGACTGCGCAGATGTTTTTGATGTTTTCTCTCGGGCGACCTGATGTCCTTCCGTGGGGAGATCTCGGAATTCAGACTGCGATGAAGAGGCTCTATCAACTCGACGAACTTCCCGATCGTGTTCACTGTCACGCTCTCGCGGAACCTTGGCGACCTTACTCAACCGTGGCCTGTTTATATCTCTGGAGAACGATCGACTGACGTCAGCATTGGTTCTAAGAGATCAATGCTGAAGCAATTGATCACGCGCAGTTGCCGATAGATACGGCACTCTCGGCGTTTAATCCAAATCAATTGGTGATCAGGTTTGGTTTCAGTCGTCGACTGATGGTATGCTCGTAGTCCGTGCACGCCTTCTGTTACTTCTGAGGGGTCCGATTCAGTGCTCAGTTTTGTAGACAGCAGCAATCGAGGAAGTCGTCGAGAATTCCTCCGCATCGGAAGTTTAGCGCTCGGAGGATTAGGGCTTCCCGGACTTTGGCGAAACGCGATCGGAGCAGATCACGCTCCCGGACTGCTGACGGATCGCTCAGTCGTGTTTGTATTCATGCACGGTGGGCCGAGTCAGATCGAGACGTTCGATCCGAAAATGGATGCTCCGGTGGAAATCGCCAGTGTCACCGGCGAAATCTCGACGAAGCTGCCCGGCGTGACCTTCGGAAGCAGCTTTCCTGAGTTGGCCTCTCTTGCCGATCAATTCTGTGTTGTTCGTTCGTTTCAGACCGGCAACGGAATTCACGATGTGAAACCGGTCGTCAGTTCGGCGACGTCAAATATCAATCTCGGCTCGCTGTACTCCCGCATCGCTGGCCAAAATCGTCCTGATACCGGGATGCCGACGAATGTCTGCCTCTTCCCGCGATCAGTGGATGATTCAACGATGCCCGCTTTCAAAGAGCTGGGCGATCTCGAATCGACGGGAACACTCGGAACCGGTTATCGCCCCTTCAGTCCCAGCGGAGGAGGGGACCTGCAACAGGACATGCAGCTGCATCTCTCGCTTGATCGATTAAACGACCGTCGCAAGTTGCTTCAGAATCTGGATCGAATCCAAACGGGAGTTGATAGCAATCCGGAATGGGACAGCCTCAATAAATTGACTCATCAAGCCTTCAGTACAGTTCTGGGCGGCATTGCGGACGCGTTTGACCTTTCACGTGAAGATCCGAAAACCGTCGCCATGTACGATACGGCGCCGCTTGTTCGACCGGATGCGATCGATAAGAAATGGAACAACCACAAGCGATATGCTGATAACGGGAAAAGTTTCGGCAAGCTGATGCTTCTCGCACGACGACTCTGTGAACGCGGGTGTGGATTCGTCACCGTGACAACCAATTTTGTATGGGACATGCACGCCGATCAGAACAACGCCGGCATGGCGGAAGGCATGAAGTATCTCGGTGGTCCGTTTGATCGCGGGATATCAGCATTCTTGAAAGACCTTCGGCAGCGGGGGCTTTCAGACAAAATCCTGCTCGTCTGCTGCGGGGAAATGGGGCGTACTCCGAGAATCAATGCTGGTGGCGGACGAGATCATTGGGGCCGACTCGCTCCGCTGATGTTGTCTGGACCGGGGATTCCACGAGGTGCTGTCTTCGGCGAATCGACGCGCGATGCGTCCGAGCCGTTGTCGACTCCTGTCGGAATTCCGCATCTTGTGTCGACAGTCTTGAATTCTCTCATCGATGGAGGCACGCTTCGCCTGGACACAGCTACGCCGCGAGAAGTCACCAACGCGGTCTTCGCTCCTCCCATTCCCTTTGCGAATGCTTAATCCATTTTCAAAGTTTCTATTCCCTCGTCTCGCCTGATTGAAATAATTGACCGACCCGCGAGTCCTTGATCATTCGCGGTGTGTGTTGAGCATTTTCATTCTCTTCTTTCAGACGTATCCGGCGAACCTCACGGTCAGACTCTGTTTGACCTGACAACTGGCTTGATGACTTATGGCGAAAACCGATAGAGACTGGGACCAGAAGTACCGAACAAACGAGACTCCCTGGGATTCTGGAATTCCCTCTCTGGAGCTGCGACGTGTTCTTGAATCAGCGACCCTGCCGCCAACGACTGCGCTGGAGTTAGGCTGCGGAACCGGGACGAACGCGATCTATCTCGCTGAGAGCGGATGGCAAGTTGCTGCTGTCGATTGCTCGGCTCCTGCACTCGAATTGGCTCGTCGAAAGTCTGAGAAAGCAGAAGTGGAAGTCGAGTGGATTCTTGACGATGTCGTTCGCTTCGGAGCAGATCGAGAACCAGTCGATTTCGTCTTCGATCGAGGTTGTTACCACTGCTGTCGACGAGTCGATCTGGAAGGCTATCTGGAGACGCTTGAAGCAGTCACTAAAACCGGTAGCAAAATGCTTGTTTTGTGCGGCAACACGAATTCAACCGAAGCGGGCGGTCCGCCGCGCGTCTCGAAATCCGAGATCGAAGCTGAGTTTTCTCCGCTGTTTGAATTCCATCACATTCGTGAGTTCCACTTTGAGGATGCAGGGAACGTGCAAGGCCCTCTGGGGTGGTCGGTGTTGATGTCGAGAAGGTGAGCAAACTGAGCAATTGATTGGGAGTTCAGCTTGGAAAATCACGCTGTCTTGGCAAAACTTGCACTCCGTTGATTGACGCAACCGTTCTCCTTACGGTTCAATGCGGTATTCATCCATTCTTCACTCAATTCTCAGTGTCAAATGCAGCAAGTCTCCGACCTTTCCAGGTACCTTGACCAACTCAGGGTTCAGATCGAAGAGTCGCTGATCTCTGCCACGACATTTTCTGATCAATGTCCGCCGCAACTTTTGGAAGCGGTGCGATACAGCTTGCTGGCCCCGGGGAAAAGAGTCCGCCCGTGCCTGGCACTCATGGCTTGCGATGCTTGCGGAGAACCTGCCGAGAAAGCGATTCCCGCTGCCATCTCACTGGAAATGATCCATTGTTATTCGTTGATTCATGACGATCTCCCCGCGATGGACGACGATGATCTCCGTCGCGGACGGCCGACGAATCACATCAAATTTGGTGAAGCAACAGCGATTCTCGCAGGCGATGCCCTGCTGACGCGTGCGTTTGAAGTTCTCGCGCTCGGAATCGAAGAGGCTGACATCGCGGTCGCCTGCATTTCTGAACTTGCTTCCGCTGCGGGGGCAGAGGGAATGGTCGGCGGGCAACAGGCGGACCTTGAAGCAGAAACGCGAACAATCACTGATCCCAAGGAGCTTCAGGGGATTCACCGTCGTAAAACCGGGCGTCTTTTGGCTGCGTCCCTTCTGATGGGCGGACGCATTGCCCGAGCCGACGACGAAACACTCGAATGCCTGAAGATTTATGGCGAATCGGTTGGATTAGCGTTTCAAATTGCGGATGATCTCTTGGATGTGGTCGGGGATTCCGCGAAAATGGGGAAACACGTCCAGAAGGATGCCGATCACGGAAAATCGACTTACCCCGGACTTCTGGGAATTGAAACAAGCCGATCGAAAGCTTCGCAGCTGATCGATCAGGCTTGCGATGCTGTCTCATGTTTTGGAGAACAGGGACAGCACTTAATTGATTTAGCGAAATATCTCATCGAGCGAGACCATTGATGGAATACGAATTGCTCCCCATGATCAGTTCCCCTGAGGAGCTGAAAACCCTGTCCAATCAGCAGCTCGAACAGCTTGCCGAAGAGATTCGCGAAGCATTGTGTGAGATTGTTTCCGATCGTCCTGCGCACTTTGCGAGTAACTTGGGAGTAGTCGAACTCGCGATTGCGCTGCATCTGGTTTTCGACTTCTCGAAGGATCGCCTGATCTGGGATACCGGGCATCAGATCTATCCTCACAAATTGCTGACTGGCCGATTTCCAGAATTCCAAACCATTCGTCGCAAAGGTGGGTTGATGGGGTATCCCAACCCATCTGAAAGCGACTACGACCTGTTCATGACTGGTCACGCCGGAGCGAGCGTCTCGACTTCACTCGGACTGAAAGCTGGTGACGACCTTGTCTATCCGGGCGAGAATCGAAAGTCCGTGGCGGTCCTCGGAGATGGTGCGCTGCCGTCGGGTGTCGTTTTCGAAGCATTCAACAACGCTGCGGGACTCAACAAAGACCTGCTTGTCATTCTCAACGACAACAAGATGGGAATCTGCCCGCGCGTCGGTGGTCTGGCCAAGTACCTCGATAAAGCTCGGGCTGCTCCATTCTATAACGGGTTGAAGCGAGACGTGTCATGGTTGCTTAACAAGGTCCCGATGATTGGGGAATCTGCAGCAGACACACTAGGAAACTTCAAAGACGCAGTGAAGAGCTTCCTGCATGGCGGGATGCTGTTTGAAGAACTCGGGTTTCGATACGTTGGTCCCGTTGATGGCCACGATCTTTCATCGCTGCAAGATGCGTTGAAGATGGTTAAAGAAATCAAGGGGCCTGTACTGCTTCACGTCTTCACTGAGAAGGGACACGGCTTCGAGCCAGCCTCTCAGAATCCTGTGAAGTTCCACACGCCTGCTCCGTTCTGTCGTGACGAAGATGTGGGAGTTGTCTACGCCCCCAAAGCTTCCAGCCCGGCTTATACAGATGTCGTGAGCGATTCGATTCACTCGGCGATGTCTGAGAATGAGAAAGTTTGTGTTCTGACTGCAGCGATGTGTCAGGGGAATAAACTGGATCAGATTCGCGCCGACTTCCCCGATCGCTTTTTCGATACCGGAATTTGTGAAGGACACGCTGTGGCGTTTGCCGGAGGAATGGCGAAGTCTGGAATGCGTCCGGTTGTTGACATTTACAGCACATTCCTGCAGAGAAGCTTCGACCACATTTTCCAGGAAGTTGCACTGCAAAATCTACCGGTCACTTTCTGTCTCGATCGAGCCGGTTTGTGCGGTCCAGATGGTCCGACGCACCACGGCTTGTTCGACGTCTCGTACATGCGTGTCTTCCCGAACATCACGATCATGGCTCCCGGCGACACACTCGACGTCGCCCCAATGCTCAACTTCTGTTTGACGCATGACGGTCCTGCGTCCATTCGATATCCCAAGACCAAAGCAGAGACGATCGAACGCGATTTCGCCGAAATCGAATACGGAAAATCGGAAGTCATCCGCTGGGGTGAAGATGGAATGTTCGTTGCGTTCGGTGCGCAGCTGCCCACATGTGTTGCTGCCGCTGAGCGATTGGCTAAGGACGGAGTTGATGTTGGTGTCATCAACGCACGTTTCCTAAGACCTCTCGATACCGAAACGATCTTCCGAGCGATTCAGGATACAGGATTTGTCATCACTGTCGAAGAAAACACTCTGTGCGGTGGATTCGGGAGTGCCGTCCTGGAAGCAGCCAATGATGCTGGAATTCGAACAGACAACATTCGTCGTCTCGGAATTCCGGATCATTTCATCGAACATGGTGAACGCAGCGAGTTACTGGCAGACCTTGGCCTCGACGTTGCCGGGTTGATGAAAGCCGCTCATGAGATGTCGCAAAAACATCTCTCCAGCGATTCAGCAGTTGCTTGATCGATTGATGGAACCGAGTTCGCATTACGGTTTCGCGTAGAGGAATTCGCAGTCTTCGTACCGCGTCCCTTGTGAGTCTGTCACAGCGAATTGGGTTGGTCCCCACATGGAAACGCCTGCGTACTCGCCAGATTTGGCGAGTACGTAGAATTTCAAACCGAAGTTAGGGCGTCCATCGTCACCCAGCAAGTAGGGTTCGCCGACGTGGTTGGCAATGCGTTTCATGGCTTCCAACCCAGCTTCAGCAGGGCTGAGGCCAGATCGCATCAGTTCGACGACTGCAAACGACGAGCAGTTCCGGACATTCTCTTCTCCTCGTCCTGTGCTTCCACAACTTCCGATTTCATTGTCGACATACAGTCCCGCCCCCGGAATGGCGGAGTCTCCGACGCGTCCGGGGAGTTTGAAAGCGAGTCCACTCGTGGTGGTGACGCACGAGAGATCTCCGCTCCCATCGATGCATGAGCAATGGATCGTTCCGGTGGGGCGATCAACAACCTCGCTGCGTTGATACGCATTGTGTGTGCTTTCCGTCCCGGGCTTCATCTTCGCAAAGAACTTCTGAAC
The sequence above is drawn from the Thalassoglobus sp. JC818 genome and encodes:
- a CDS encoding alpha/beta hydrolase, which produces MGTRSTSWKKRGWRWVVFAGSVFLGMLLMLALLQRKLIYVPDSRPVELSDALSVCELTEDVKLDVAPGVQLCGWHSRCSPQERASKRLVILFPGNAGNRLKRVSLLEQYHQLNCDTLIFDYRGYGGSAGSPAESDISDDSLKVWDFAIEKLGYQPSQIICSGQSLGGGVATRLAWELSQRKTPPAGLILTATFSSLADAASVHYPWLPVKALLVEKYPSAERIRNVDCPLLVIHGKQDRIVPFELGQRLFEAAPDQVQGIPKTFVELPQAGHNDILHVAAEDVLHAKRAFFQQLGDD
- a CDS encoding DNA-3-methyladenine glycosylase; protein product: MARLHLIEADPVLAELIDRVGPCTLKRQTNRYRTLLRAIVGQQISAAAAKSVFRRLEAAVHTSTLQPESVAELTDEELRSVGLSSQKSRYIRDLTEHVLDGRLKLRALHHRSDEEVIELLTDVKGIGHWTAQMFLMFSLGRPDVLPWGDLGIQTAMKRLYQLDELPDRVHCHALAEPWRPYSTVACLYLWRTID
- the dxs gene encoding 1-deoxy-D-xylulose-5-phosphate synthase, with the protein product MEYELLPMISSPEELKTLSNQQLEQLAEEIREALCEIVSDRPAHFASNLGVVELAIALHLVFDFSKDRLIWDTGHQIYPHKLLTGRFPEFQTIRRKGGLMGYPNPSESDYDLFMTGHAGASVSTSLGLKAGDDLVYPGENRKSVAVLGDGALPSGVVFEAFNNAAGLNKDLLVILNDNKMGICPRVGGLAKYLDKARAAPFYNGLKRDVSWLLNKVPMIGESAADTLGNFKDAVKSFLHGGMLFEELGFRYVGPVDGHDLSSLQDALKMVKEIKGPVLLHVFTEKGHGFEPASQNPVKFHTPAPFCRDEDVGVVYAPKASSPAYTDVVSDSIHSAMSENEKVCVLTAAMCQGNKLDQIRADFPDRFFDTGICEGHAVAFAGGMAKSGMRPVVDIYSTFLQRSFDHIFQEVALQNLPVTFCLDRAGLCGPDGPTHHGLFDVSYMRVFPNITIMAPGDTLDVAPMLNFCLTHDGPASIRYPKTKAETIERDFAEIEYGKSEVIRWGEDGMFVAFGAQLPTCVAAAERLAKDGVDVGVINARFLRPLDTETIFRAIQDTGFVITVEENTLCGGFGSAVLEAANDAGIRTDNIRRLGIPDHFIEHGERSELLADLGLDVAGLMKAAHEMSQKHLSSDSAVA
- a CDS encoding polyprenyl synthetase family protein, whose product is MQQVSDLSRYLDQLRVQIEESLISATTFSDQCPPQLLEAVRYSLLAPGKRVRPCLALMACDACGEPAEKAIPAAISLEMIHCYSLIHDDLPAMDDDDLRRGRPTNHIKFGEATAILAGDALLTRAFEVLALGIEEADIAVACISELASAAGAEGMVGGQQADLEAETRTITDPKELQGIHRRKTGRLLAASLLMGGRIARADDETLECLKIYGESVGLAFQIADDLLDVVGDSAKMGKHVQKDADHGKSTYPGLLGIETSRSKASQLIDQACDAVSCFGEQGQHLIDLAKYLIERDH
- a CDS encoding HAD family phosphatase — its product is MSKPEIRAVAFDLDGLMFNTEEVFNRTGTEVLRRRGKVPHPELFMSMMGRRADEAFQVMIDMMELTDSIPELKSESEEVFGVFLDEMVAPMPGLLDLLDRIEQRNLPKAVATSSHRAFLENLLTRFELMDRFHHTLTAEDVTLGKPHPEIYLTAAERLNVRPEQMLVLEDSENGTRAAAAAGAHVISVPHEISRHHDFSKSKGIATSLADPLIHDLLN
- a CDS encoding DUF1501 domain-containing protein, with the translated sequence MLSFVDSSNRGSRREFLRIGSLALGGLGLPGLWRNAIGADHAPGLLTDRSVVFVFMHGGPSQIETFDPKMDAPVEIASVTGEISTKLPGVTFGSSFPELASLADQFCVVRSFQTGNGIHDVKPVVSSATSNINLGSLYSRIAGQNRPDTGMPTNVCLFPRSVDDSTMPAFKELGDLESTGTLGTGYRPFSPSGGGDLQQDMQLHLSLDRLNDRRKLLQNLDRIQTGVDSNPEWDSLNKLTHQAFSTVLGGIADAFDLSREDPKTVAMYDTAPLVRPDAIDKKWNNHKRYADNGKSFGKLMLLARRLCERGCGFVTVTTNFVWDMHADQNNAGMAEGMKYLGGPFDRGISAFLKDLRQRGLSDKILLVCCGEMGRTPRINAGGGRDHWGRLAPLMLSGPGIPRGAVFGESTRDASEPLSTPVGIPHLVSTVLNSLIDGGTLRLDTATPREVTNAVFAPPIPFANA
- a CDS encoding N(4)-(beta-N-acetylglucosaminyl)-L-asparaginase; translation: MSEITVISSKNGLEATRHAYHALVSGSDGLSAVVEGVTLVEDDPADMTVGYGGLPNCNGEVELDAAAMHGPTHRVGGVAGLKGYRHAVRLAKLVLEQTKHALLVGDGAAEFARANGFPEENLLTETARQIWLYWKQTNSTREDWVPPPWETLAPEVQKFFAKMKPGTESTHNAYQRSEVVDRPTGTIHCSCIDGSGDLSCVTTTSGLAFKLPGRVGDSAIPGAGLYVDNEIGSCGSTGRGEENVRNCSSFAVVELMRSGLSPAEAGLEAMKRIANHVGEPYLLGDDGRPNFGLKFYVLAKSGEYAGVSMWGPTQFAVTDSQGTRYEDCEFLYAKP
- a CDS encoding methyltransferase domain-containing protein, which encodes MAKTDRDWDQKYRTNETPWDSGIPSLELRRVLESATLPPTTALELGCGTGTNAIYLAESGWQVAAVDCSAPALELARRKSEKAEVEVEWILDDVVRFGADREPVDFVFDRGCYHCCRRVDLEGYLETLEAVTKTGSKMLVLCGNTNSTEAGGPPRVSKSEIEAEFSPLFEFHHIREFHFEDAGNVQGPLGWSVLMSRR